From the Streptomyces nodosus genome, the window CAACCGCTCCACCTCCACACCCAGATGCCGGGCGGGCCGCTCACCGAGCGCCAGCAGGTCCAGCCGGCGCGCGTACCAGGGGGCCAGCGCCAGCCCGAGCGCGGCACAGGGCAGCACCGCGAGCACCTTCGGCCAGGTCGCCTGGGAGAGCGAGCCGAGTTGCCAGAAGGCGATCTGATTGACCGCGGCCGTGTCCGCGAAGAACAGGAACAGCCCGATCAGCGCGCCCGCGAAGGCGTTCACCGCGATCCCGGTGAGGATCAGCGTCACCACCTCCGTACGGCCTCCGGAGCGGGACGCCGCGTACACCAGCAGCACGGTGCCGAGCCCGGCGACGAACGCGAGGACCGAGACGGTCCAGGTGCCGAGGAAGTCCAGGCCGAGGGCGATCGCCGCGACCGCGCCGACCGCCGCGCCCGAGGAGACCCCGATGACCCCGGGTTCGGCGAGCGGATTGCCGAACACGCCCTGCATCAGGGCGCCCGCGCACCCCAGCGAGGCGCCGACGAGCAGGGCGAGCACGATGCGCGGGAAGCGCACGTTCCACAGGACGGACTCGGTGACCCGGTCCAGGGACGATCCGCCCAGACCGAGGTGATGCTGCACGGTGGTGAGCACATCGCCCACCGGGACGGGATAGGCGCCGGTTCCGGCGGCGACCGGCACCAGGACGAGCAGAGCGAGGACCAGACCCCCGATCAGCAGCCGGGCGGTGCCGTTCCTGTGGCGCGGCGGGACGGAGAGCCCGGCCTCGGCCGCCCGGTCGGGGGCCTTGTCGGCGGGTGCGCCGGCCGGCTCGCCGACGGTCTTGTCGGACACGGTCACTTGTCGGCTCCGTACAGCTGCTCCACCAGTCGCCTCAGCACCTGGTCGGTGCGCGGCCCGTAGTTGAGCAGCACACCGTCCTCGATGGACACCACCCGGCGTTCCATCCCGGCCGGGGTCTGGGCCACACCGGGAATCTTCACCAGCCCGTCGACGCCGCCGACCGACTCCAGGCCCTTGGACATGACGAGGATCGCGTCGGGGGCGGCCTTCACCAGTGCCTCGGCGGTGATGGCCGTGAAGTCCTTGGTCAGGCCCGAGTCGGCGCCGGCGTCGACCGCCCCGGCGGCCTCCAGCAGGGAGGTGGCGCCCGAGCCCTTGCCGCCGATGAGATAGAAGGAGGCGGAGCCGCGCAGATACAGGAACGCCACCCGCGGCCGGTCGCCGTCGTGCGGAACCTCCTTGCGTACGACGGCGATCCGCTGCTCGGAGCGGTCCGTCAGCTCCTTCCCCGCGGCCGGCACACCGAGGGCGCCGGCCACCGCCCGGATGCGGGGGCCCACGTCCTCGAGGCCCAGGGCCGGGGCGATCACCAGGACCGGGACGCCCGCGGCGCGGATCTGCTCCATGGCCTCCGAGGGTCCGCTGGTCTCCTCGGCGAGGACCAGGTCCGGCCTGAGGGAGAGGACGCTCTCCGCGGAGACATCGTGGTTGCGGGTGACGACCGGGAGCTTCTCCGCCTGTTCGAAGGTGGCGGTGATGTCACGGGCCACCACCCGGTCGCCGAGTCCGAGCGTGAACACGATCTCGCTGAGGCTGCCGGAGAGGGGCACGACACGGTCGGCCTTCCGGACCGTCACCCTGGTGCCGTCCGCCGAGTCCACGGTGACCGGGAGGCGGGGCCGGGGGGCGTCGGTCAGCGGCTCGACCCGGTCCACGACGGTCGTGGTGGCGGCCTCCGCGGACGTCTTCGCGGAGCCTCCGCATCCGGTCGCGGTCAGGGTCAGGGCGAGCACGGACAACAGTGCTCCCGCCATTCGTGTGCGCAAGCGTGGCACGTTCCGTTCGTTCCTCTCGATCCACTGTGGGGCATCTGCCCGGGCAAAGCTTAGGTTAGCCTTACCTTTATTCGCTACCGGCAGCCGTATCCGGAGGACCTTCCATGCCCGCGCGCCCTCGTGCCCTGGTCACCGTCTTGTGCACGGTGCTCGCCGTGCTGTGCGCGGCCGTCGCGGGAGCCCTGCTCCCGGCGTCGGCCGCCTACGCCTCGAACCGCACCGTGCAGGGCGGCCGGCTCGACTGGGGCATCAAGTCGTCGTTCCAGAGTTATGTCACCGGGCCCATAGCCAAGGGGAGTTACTCCCTCATGGGGGGCGCGGGCACCGTGGGCAGCAGCCAGTTCCGCTTCCCCTCGGCGAGGGGCACCTACGACGGTGCGACGGGCGTCTTCCAGGCGTCCTTCGCGGGCGGGGTGCGCTTCGTCGGCCACCGCCAGGACGACGGCAGCTATCAGCTGGACCTCACCCTCAGCCGTCCCACCGTCCGTATCACCGGCTCCACCGGCACGCTCTATGTGGACATCAGCAGCAAGGCGAAGGACAGCGGGGCGGTCACGACGTCCTCTCAGGTCCCCTTCGCCACCCTATCGCTGGGCGGTATCGACATGCGGGGCGACGGCAACTCGGTCGTCCTGAACAATCTGCCCGCCACGCTGACCGCGCAGGGCGCCGGCTCCTTCGCGGGGTACTACACCGCGGGGACAGCGCTGGACCCGGTGAGCCTGGCCGCGGACGTCCAGCCGGCGGCCACGGCGAAGCCCTCGCCCACGCCCTCGAAGCCCAGTTCACCGGAGCAGAAGGCGAAGAAGGAGAAGAAGGAGGAGAAGAAGGACGCTTCGGGCGGAGCGATCGAGGACGGTGCCGTCGACTGGGGTGTGCGCCGCACCTTCCGTGAATATGTCACCGGGGACATCGCCCGCGGCACATGGACCCTGTCCTCCGGCGCCCGGGACGGAGGCGCGCTGTTCCGCTTCCCCGAGGGCGAAGGCACCTACCAGAAGGGCGAACTGCACGCGCGCTTCGCGGGCGAGGTGCGCTTCACCGGCGCCCATGACCTGGACCTCGGGCTCAGCGGCATCCGGGTCACCGTCACGGACGGCGAGGGCACGCTGTACGCCGATGTGCAGAGCGGCGACTTCCACGGCAGGAAGGTGCCGTTGGTGACCTTCGCGGCGAAGGACCTCACCGCGCACAAGGGCCTCGTCCAGGTGACCGAGGCACCCACGAAGCTCACCCGTGACGGCGTCCGTGCCTTCGCCGGGATGTACCCGGCGGGCACCGAGATGGACCCGGTCTCCCTCGCCGTCGCGCTCACCGACGACGCCGAACTGCCCGCCCTGCCCGACCTGGGCAGCGTGGCCGACACCGACGAGTCGCCCGCGCCCGCTTCGGCGTCGCCGAAGACCGCCTCGGCCGAGCCGGTCGCGAGCCCCACCACGGACGACGGCGCCCCCGTCCTGCCGCTCGCCCTCGGGGCGGGCGCCCTGCTGGCCGTGGCCGCGGGACTCGGGGTCGCCGTCCGCAGGCGCCGCGCCGGCACAGCGGCCGGCGAACCCCACGAGGACTGACCCGCCCTCACCCCTGAACCTTCCCCCCGTCCGCCCGACCTCCGGGCGGACCCCACACCAAGGAGAACCACCGTCATGTCCGCCATCTCGCGCAGACCGCTCGCTCTGGCCGCCGCCGTGGCGACGGCCGCCGCCCTGGGCGCCACCGCGCTCGCCACCGCACCCTCCGCCTCCGCCGCCGCGGTCCCGCTCAGCGGCTATGAGCTGACCTGGGGGATCAAGCAGTCGTACCGCACCTATGTGGCCACCTACGCGGCCGGCACCTTCACGCCCGCGGGCGGTGCCTCGCAGGCGGAGAACAACGGCGCCTTCACCTTCGTGGAGGGCGCCGGCAGCTATGACTCCACCGCCCACACCCTCTCCCTGGGCTTCCGGGGCAGCCTGAACATCGTCTCCACGGCGCACGGCTTCGACATCACCCTGTCCGACCTGAAGTTCGACAGCGCGCTCGGCGAGATCACCGCCGATGTCACCAAGGACGGCACGACCAAGGACGATGTGCCGCTCGCGAAGGTCACCGTCACCCGCGACATGAAGGACATGGCGACCACGCTGACACCGGAGGCGGGGGACGCCCTCGGCAGCGCGAGCTACGCCAATGCGGCCGGTGACCCGCTGACGGTCGAGCAGACGACGTCCTCGCAGCCGTCGAGCCCCGAGCCGACCGGGACGACCTCACCGGAGCCCACGGATTCGTCGACCCCGGAGCCCACGGATTCGGCCACCGCGACCCCGACGGAGCGCCCGAGCGAGACCGCGGAGCCGACCGCCTCCCCGAGCGACTCGTCCTCGGCGAGTGCCTCCCCGTCCCCCTCCGAGACCCACGCGGCGACCAAGGGGGACATCGTGGACGGCACCCTCGGCTGGGGTGTGAAGGAATCCTTCCGCAGCTATGTGGTGAGCGGTGTCGCCCAGGGGAAGATCACCGTGTCCGGCGGGGCGACCCAGGCCGCGGGCAACGGTGCCTTCACCTTCGTCGACGCCACCGGCTCCTACGACACGGACGCCGACACCCTCGCCGCCTCCTTCAAGGGCGCGGTGAACTTCAAGGGCCATGAGAGCAACGGCACGTACGCCCTCGACCTCACCCTCTCCGATCTGAAGGCGAGCTTCCACGGCGCCACCGGCGAGCTGACCGCCGATGTGGCGAGCCTGGGGGAGAAGTCGCAGGACGTGGTGCTGGCCGACCTGAAGTCCGGCACGTCCGATCTGACCGCCGCGAACGACGTCATCACCCTGAAGGACGTCAAGGCGACCCTGACCGCGGCCGGGGCCGAGGCATTCAGCGGTTTCTACCAGGAGGGCACCGAACTCGACACCGTGAATCTGTCCGTCGCGCTCACCGAGGGGGCGGAACTCCCCTCAGGGAACGGCGGATCGGGCACGGCGGGCGGCTCCAGAGGCACGTCCGGCGGCGGGTCGGGCGACGGGTACGGCACGTCCGGCTCGACGAGCGGTGGCGTCACCGGCTCCGTCACGGGCGGCATCGGCGGCAGCCTCGCCTCCACCGGTGCCGGCATACCGGCGGGAGCCCTGGGCGCGGCGGCCGCGGCGACCGTGGCGGCGGGCGCGGCAGCGGTGTTCGCGATGCGCAGGCGGCGGACGGAGGCGTGATCCGTCGCCGGGACGGTCGCCCGTCCCGGCCGGGTCCATGACCGGAACGAGGCGGGGCAACTCCCGCCGGGCGGCGGGCCCGTGGCGACCCCGAGCGGTCGGCACGGGCCCGCCGCCGTGTGGTGACAGCAGTGCTCGGCCGGGCCGCGCCGGGTCCGGTCGGCCACCCCGCCGCAGGACACTCCTGCCGAGTCTCCGGGCGGGCCGGGGAACACAGGAGGCCGCCCCGGGGAACACAAGAGAGGGCCGCCCCTGGAAGTCTCTCCGGGGGCGGCCCTCGACGCGGGTCAGGCCGACAGCGGGAACTCCTCGCCCAGGGCCCGGAACACCTCGGTGTTCAGCGTGAACGCGCGCTTGCATTCCCCCACGATGCGCTGCTTCTCCAGCTCCTCCGCCGGTACCGCGTCGAGCAGTTCCCGGTAGTCACGCTTGAAGGCCGCCGGGTTGGCGATCCCCTCGAAGACGTAAAAGCGAACGCCCTCCCCCTTCTTGGCGAAGCCCCAGGTCCTCTCGGCCCGGTCCCGGATGATCTGGCCGCCGGACAGATCGCCGAGGTAGCGGGTGTAGTGGTGGGCGACATAGCCCGCCGGCCACTGCTCGGCGCACTCCCGCACCCGCGCGGCGTACGCCTGGGTCGCGGGCAGCGCGGTCAGCCCCGATCGCCAGTCCGGGCCCCGCAGATGGGCCAGGTCCTGCTCCAGCGCGGCCAGCCGGAACAGCTCCGGACGGATGAAGGGCCCGGCCACCGGATCCGACGCCAGCCGATCGGCATCGGCCTCCAGGGCCTCGTAGACGAACCACAACTGCTCGGTGTAGCGCGCGTATGCGTCCACTCCCAGCCTGCCGCCCAGCAACGCGCTCATGAAGGTCGAGGTCTCCGCCTCGGTGTGCTGCTCGTGAGACGCGGTGCGGATGAGTGTCGAGAACGACTCCATGAGCACTCCAGTGCTGAAGAGGAAGACGAAGGCCGTTCAAAGTTTGTACGGTTAGGCTTACCTAAGTCAACTGGATACCGACATGATGTCGGCAACAACGGGGAACGGTTCCCCGAGGGGCGCACGACATCGAGAGTGAGCCCTGTACGCGCCCCTGTGTGCGTAGGAAAAATGCCGCCCGTGTCGGCGGCCGTACGGCTGCGGTACCGCGTTCCCCACACTGCCCGCCTTCCAAGAAAGCAGGTCGACTGCCGTGCTGTTGCGTCTGCCCGGGTCCGTGTCCGAAGCACAGGAATGCCTGACCGAGGGGGCGGTGCCCATCGGCGGGGCGACGCTGGTCTGGGCCACCTGGCAACGCGACGGTTTCCCCGAACAGGCCATGTCGCTGCGCAATCTGCCGGAAGCCAACGCGATCGAGCCCGGGGTGCTGGGCGCGGCCGTGGTGCTGAACCGGATCGACGAGCGCGTGCCGGAGGTGCTGCGCCGGGCGGCCGCCACCATAGGCACCGGGGCGGTGCGCCGGACGGCCACCGTCGGCGGCAATCTCGTGGGCAGCTCGCTGCGCTGTCTGCTGCCCGCGGCGCTGGTCCTGGACGCCCGGGCGACGGTGCTGGGGCCGGACGCGGTCTATGAGACCGATCTGGCCGAGGTCGTGGCGAAACGTCACCTCCTGCTCTCCCTCCGCTGGCGGGAGCCGATCGCCAGTGGATACCGCAAGCTGGAGGGCGAGGCGGGCGGGCCGCCGCCGTTCGTGGTCGCCGCCGCCGTGCATGCCGACGACGGTGAGCGGCGCCGCCTTCAGGTCGCCGTCCGTGAGGGCTATGAGGTGCTCAGCGGGGGAACCCGGTGCGACCGGGACGCCGAACAGGTTCTCCATGAACTGCGCGACACGGCGATCGGGACGCTGGACGCGACCGCCTGGGCGGTGGTCCACCGGCAAGTGAGTGACCTGCTGACCCGCTCGGCCGACCGCTGATCGCACCGTCGGTCCGTCCGCCCTCCGGGGTCGCGCACCCCGGAGGGCGGCGAAAGTTTCGCCCAACTCTCCGAAAGTGGCCGAGTTCCACTATTGCCCGGAGTCGCGGACCACGGCCGCCATGGTCGGTTTCCGGTGATCCGCCGGGCTTGGGTGGGCGTCGGGAGTATCGAAAAGAGTGTCAGAACGGCCAACCTGAGGCGGCCTTCCCCTCGCTGTTGTCATGCTCTGGACCGCTTCCTAGGGTGACTGGGAGCGCTCCCATACCCTGACTCCCCGCCGACCGGGCACGGTCCGTCCGGCCCGGTCGGCCGCGCCCGTTTCTCCGGAGGTTTTCATGCGCTTCCATCGGTACAGATTCCGGCCCCGGGCCTGGGCGGCCACCGCCCTGGTGGCCGCCGCGAGCCTGGCGACCCCCTTTCTGATCCCGCAGGCGGGCGCCACCGACCGGCAGGTCTCCGTCGCCCAGGTGCAGGCCGCCGGCGTCGAGGACGACGGTGCCGACTGTGCGGTGTCCAACCCGGGTGGCTCCTCCAACTCCCTGCTGCCGGACCCCTTCAAGAAGCTGAACGGCACCCGTGTCTCCACCAAGTCCGACTGGCGGTGCCGCCGGGCGGAGATCAGGAATCTGGCGGAGAAGACCGTCTACGGTCAGAAGCCCGGGAAGCCGGCCAGTGTCACCGGGACGGTCTCCTCCACCAACATCACGGTGAACGTGTCCGACCAGGGCAAGAGCTCCAGCTTCTCGGCGAGTGTGAGCCTGCCGAGCGGCAGCGGCCCCTTCCCGGCCGTCATCGTCCTGGGCGGGCTCGGCGCGGACACCGCCACCATCAAGGCCGCCGGTGTCGCCGTCATCAACTACGACCCCTACACGGTGGGCAAGGAGGGCACCGCACGCACCAACAAGCAGGGTGCCTTCTACAGCGTGTACGGATCGTCGAGCAGCACGGGCCTGCTGATGGCCTGGTCCTGGGGCGTGAGCCGCATCATCGATGTCATCGAGCAGTCGGGCGGCACCATCCTCAAGGCGAGCGCCACCGGAGTCACCGGATGCTCCCGGTTCGGCAAGGGTGCCATCGTGGCCGGGGCGTTCGACCAGCGCGTCGCGCTGACCATGCCGATCGAGTCGGGCAGCGCGGGCGTTCCCGTCCTCCGCGGTATCCCCGGGGAGAGCGGTGCCCAGCCGCTGAGCAGCGCCTACTCGGAACAGCCGTGGCTGGGTGACGCGTTCAGCTCCTACACGGGCAATCCGAACGGCCTTCCGGTGGACACCCATGAGATCGTGGGCATGGTCGCGCCGCGCGGACTGTTCATCATGGAGAACCCTCATGTGGACTGGCTGGCCGCCAGGTCGGGCAGTGTGGCGGCCCTGGGCGGGGCCGAGGTCTACAAGGCGCTCGGCGCGGGCAGCAACATCACCTACTGGTCCGATGTGCAGGACGGGACCCACTGCGCCGTCAGGTCCGAGTGGAAGACCCCGTTGCAGCAGAACCTCCAGAAGTTCCTGCTGGGCACGGGCAACGGCTCCGGTGTGATCCGGATCGCCCCCAGCAAGTCGGGCAACCTGTCGACCTGGAGGGACTGGACGACCCCCACCCTGAGCGACGGCGGCAGCGGCACGGGCGGCACCTCGGGCGACCCCGGCAACGGTACGGGCGGTGGCACGGGTGACCCGGGCAACGGCACGGGCGGCGGTACAGGTGGCGGAACGGGCGGTGGTACGGGCGGCGGTGGCACCAACGGCACCTGCACGGCCGCCTTCCAGAACGTCAACAGCTGGGCCGGTGGCTACCAGGGCGAGGTGACGGTCCGCAACAACGGCACCGGCACACTCAACGGCTGGTCGGTCGGCATGTCCCTGGCCTCGGGGCAGTCCCTCAGCAGCGTCTGGAACGGGGTGAACACCGGGACCAGCGGATCCGTCACGGTGCGCAACGCCGACTGGAACGGCACCCTCGCGGCCAACGGCATCACCACCTTCGGCTTCACGGTCACCGGCAGCTCCAGCACCGCACCGGCCAACCTCACCTGCGCCGGCCGCTGATCCCCGGCGCACGCGGCCCCTCACGCACCTGCGCGAGGGGAAACAGAGGGTAAGGCACCACGGCGGTACGGGTTCCCGGCCGGGAACCCGTACCGCCGCACCGTGGTGACGGTCGTCGGGGAGGGTGTCAGACGGCGGGTGCGACGGCCTCCACCGGTGTCGGCTCCGCCCGGCGGGGCAGGGTGAGGACGGACAGGAAGGCGAACGCCGCGACCAGGGCGAAGAAGTAGAAGCCCCAGGGATGGCCGATCCCGGCGGTGACCAGGGCGCCGGTGATCGACGGGCCGACGATCGAGCCGATCCGGCCGATGCCCGAGGCGGATCCCAGCGCGGTGCCGCGCACGGCGGCCGGGTAGAAGTTCGTGACATAGGCGTATACCAGCACCTGGGCCGAGAAGACGAACACCCCGGTGAGGAAGACGACCAGGTCGAGCAGGAGGTCGTTCTCCATCTTGACGCTCAGACACGCCAGCATGACCACCGAGACCCCGAACCAGCCGAGGGTGGTGCCCTTGATGCCCCGCCGGTCGGCGACGAAGCCGCCGACGACCAGACCGGCGACACCGCCGACGTTGAGGATCAGCAGCTGGGTGACGGCCGTGGGGACGGGGTAACCGGCGTCGTTCATCAGCTTGGGCAGCCAGGTGTTGAGGCCGTAGACCAGCAGCAGCCCCATGAAGGAGGCGACCCAGACGCCGATGCCCGCGCGCAGATAGGCCGGCTTGAGCAGCTCGGTGAACGGGGCGCGCGGGGAGTCCTGTTCCTCCTTGGCGCGGACGAACGCCTCCGACTCCGGCAGCCGGAACCACTGGACGACGGCGACGAGGAGGCCGGCGACGCCGAGCACATAGAACAGGATCTGCCAGTTGTCGGTCACCTGCAGGGCGAGCAGCGAGGTGATCACGGCCCCGGTGTGATAGCCGGTCATCGTCAGTGTGCTGGCCCGCGCGCGCCGGGCGGCCGGCATGTGCTCCGCCATCATCGTGAGCGAGACCGGCATACAGGCGCCGAGGCCCACTCCGGCGATCAGGCGGAGGACGGCGAACATCGCCACGGAGCCGGCCAGCGGCACCAGGATGGTGAAGACCGAGAACAGCACCACCGATCCGATGAGCAGCAGACGCCGCCCCAGCCGGTCGGCGAGCGGGCCGACGCAGACCGCGCCGATGGCCACACCGACGAGGGAGAGCGTGGCGACGGTGGTCGCGTCACCCGCGGTCATGCCGAGGTGACGGGTCTTGAGCAGGGTCGGGATGATGGCGCCGAGGACCACGAGGTCGTAGCCCTCCAGCATGACCGTGATCCAGCACAGGATCACGGTCCAGGCGTCGCGTCCGGCGGTGCGGGTCGCCGGAGTGCTGCGCGAGGTGACGGGTGTCATCGTGACATTCCCCCCAGGGGACAGGTGTGGGAGAGCGGCGGGGTCAGAACGGGTAGTCGGCGATGTCCGGGCGCACCGTGACCCACTGGGTCTCGGTGAAGGCGTCGATATTGGCCGCGGCGCCGCCGAACCGGGATCCGGTGCCGGAGGCCTTGACGCCGCCGAAGGGCGCGTTGGGCTCGTCGCTGACGGTCTGCTCGTTGAT encodes:
- a CDS encoding FecCD family ABC transporter permease gives rise to the protein MTVSDKTVGEPAGAPADKAPDRAAEAGLSVPPRHRNGTARLLIGGLVLALLVLVPVAAGTGAYPVPVGDVLTTVQHHLGLGGSSLDRVTESVLWNVRFPRIVLALLVGASLGCAGALMQGVFGNPLAEPGVIGVSSGAAVGAVAAIALGLDFLGTWTVSVLAFVAGLGTVLLVYAASRSGGRTEVVTLILTGIAVNAFAGALIGLFLFFADTAAVNQIAFWQLGSLSQATWPKVLAVLPCAALGLALAPWYARRLDLLALGERPARHLGVEVERLRMVLVLVIALLTAAAVSVSGIIGFVGLVVPHLLRMVAGPGHRLLLPGSALLGALVLLAADLAARTAAAPAELPLGVLTALVGSPFFFWLLRRTRRRQGGWA
- a CDS encoding heme/hemin ABC transporter substrate-binding protein, with amino-acid sequence MAGALLSVLALTLTATGCGGSAKTSAEAATTTVVDRVEPLTDAPRPRLPVTVDSADGTRVTVRKADRVVPLSGSLSEIVFTLGLGDRVVARDITATFEQAEKLPVVTRNHDVSAESVLSLRPDLVLAEETSGPSEAMEQIRAAGVPVLVIAPALGLEDVGPRIRAVAGALGVPAAGKELTDRSEQRIAVVRKEVPHDGDRPRVAFLYLRGSASFYLIGGKGSGATSLLEAAGAVDAGADSGLTKDFTAITAEALVKAAPDAILVMSKGLESVGGVDGLVKIPGVAQTPAGMERRVVSIEDGVLLNYGPRTDQVLRRLVEQLYGADK
- a CDS encoding HtaA domain-containing protein; translated protein: MPARPRALVTVLCTVLAVLCAAVAGALLPASAAYASNRTVQGGRLDWGIKSSFQSYVTGPIAKGSYSLMGGAGTVGSSQFRFPSARGTYDGATGVFQASFAGGVRFVGHRQDDGSYQLDLTLSRPTVRITGSTGTLYVDISSKAKDSGAVTTSSQVPFATLSLGGIDMRGDGNSVVLNNLPATLTAQGAGSFAGYYTAGTALDPVSLAADVQPAATAKPSPTPSKPSSPEQKAKKEKKEEKKDASGGAIEDGAVDWGVRRTFREYVTGDIARGTWTLSSGARDGGALFRFPEGEGTYQKGELHARFAGEVRFTGAHDLDLGLSGIRVTVTDGEGTLYADVQSGDFHGRKVPLVTFAAKDLTAHKGLVQVTEAPTKLTRDGVRAFAGMYPAGTEMDPVSLAVALTDDAELPALPDLGSVADTDESPAPASASPKTASAEPVASPTTDDGAPVLPLALGAGALLAVAAGLGVAVRRRRAGTAAGEPHED
- a CDS encoding HtaA domain-containing protein; this encodes MSAISRRPLALAAAVATAAALGATALATAPSASAAAVPLSGYELTWGIKQSYRTYVATYAAGTFTPAGGASQAENNGAFTFVEGAGSYDSTAHTLSLGFRGSLNIVSTAHGFDITLSDLKFDSALGEITADVTKDGTTKDDVPLAKVTVTRDMKDMATTLTPEAGDALGSASYANAAGDPLTVEQTTSSQPSSPEPTGTTSPEPTDSSTPEPTDSATATPTERPSETAEPTASPSDSSSASASPSPSETHAATKGDIVDGTLGWGVKESFRSYVVSGVAQGKITVSGGATQAAGNGAFTFVDATGSYDTDADTLAASFKGAVNFKGHESNGTYALDLTLSDLKASFHGATGELTADVASLGEKSQDVVLADLKSGTSDLTAANDVITLKDVKATLTAAGAEAFSGFYQEGTELDTVNLSVALTEGAELPSGNGGSGTAGGSRGTSGGGSGDGYGTSGSTSGGVTGSVTGGIGGSLASTGAGIPAGALGAAAAATVAAGAAAVFAMRRRRTEA
- a CDS encoding biliverdin-producing heme oxygenase, producing MESFSTLIRTASHEQHTEAETSTFMSALLGGRLGVDAYARYTEQLWFVYEALEADADRLASDPVAGPFIRPELFRLAALEQDLAHLRGPDWRSGLTALPATQAYAARVRECAEQWPAGYVAHHYTRYLGDLSGGQIIRDRAERTWGFAKKGEGVRFYVFEGIANPAAFKRDYRELLDAVPAEELEKQRIVGECKRAFTLNTEVFRALGEEFPLSA
- a CDS encoding FAD binding domain-containing protein, yielding MLLRLPGSVSEAQECLTEGAVPIGGATLVWATWQRDGFPEQAMSLRNLPEANAIEPGVLGAAVVLNRIDERVPEVLRRAAATIGTGAVRRTATVGGNLVGSSLRCLLPAALVLDARATVLGPDAVYETDLAEVVAKRHLLLSLRWREPIASGYRKLEGEAGGPPPFVVAAAVHADDGERRRLQVAVREGYEVLSGGTRCDRDAEQVLHELRDTAIGTLDATAWAVVHRQVSDLLTRSADR
- a CDS encoding glucuronyl esterase domain-containing protein, with product MRFHRYRFRPRAWAATALVAAASLATPFLIPQAGATDRQVSVAQVQAAGVEDDGADCAVSNPGGSSNSLLPDPFKKLNGTRVSTKSDWRCRRAEIRNLAEKTVYGQKPGKPASVTGTVSSTNITVNVSDQGKSSSFSASVSLPSGSGPFPAVIVLGGLGADTATIKAAGVAVINYDPYTVGKEGTARTNKQGAFYSVYGSSSSTGLLMAWSWGVSRIIDVIEQSGGTILKASATGVTGCSRFGKGAIVAGAFDQRVALTMPIESGSAGVPVLRGIPGESGAQPLSSAYSEQPWLGDAFSSYTGNPNGLPVDTHEIVGMVAPRGLFIMENPHVDWLAARSGSVAALGGAEVYKALGAGSNITYWSDVQDGTHCAVRSEWKTPLQQNLQKFLLGTGNGSGVIRIAPSKSGNLSTWRDWTTPTLSDGGSGTGGTSGDPGNGTGGGTGDPGNGTGGGTGGGTGGGTGGGGTNGTCTAAFQNVNSWAGGYQGEVTVRNNGTGTLNGWSVGMSLASGQSLSSVWNGVNTGTSGSVTVRNADWNGTLAANGITTFGFTVTGSSSTAPANLTCAGR
- a CDS encoding MFS transporter → MTPVTSRSTPATRTAGRDAWTVILCWITVMLEGYDLVVLGAIIPTLLKTRHLGMTAGDATTVATLSLVGVAIGAVCVGPLADRLGRRLLLIGSVVLFSVFTILVPLAGSVAMFAVLRLIAGVGLGACMPVSLTMMAEHMPAARRARASTLTMTGYHTGAVITSLLALQVTDNWQILFYVLGVAGLLVAVVQWFRLPESEAFVRAKEEQDSPRAPFTELLKPAYLRAGIGVWVASFMGLLLVYGLNTWLPKLMNDAGYPVPTAVTQLLILNVGGVAGLVVGGFVADRRGIKGTTLGWFGVSVVMLACLSVKMENDLLLDLVVFLTGVFVFSAQVLVYAYVTNFYPAAVRGTALGSASGIGRIGSIVGPSITGALVTAGIGHPWGFYFFALVAAFAFLSVLTLPRRAEPTPVEAVAPAV